A single window of Hippocampus zosterae strain Florida chromosome 15, ASM2543408v3, whole genome shotgun sequence DNA harbors:
- the zgc:153615 gene encoding schwannomin-interacting protein 1 — MVHQEKRVYQAQRNERESIRQKLALGSFYDDEPVIFTSCSKNDSSSRFYSGVNLQVCFVNDSSSDKDSDAEDSRTETSLDTPLSPVSKQSSSLSDRDTAEEDSDPLDDCGGFWRVQRRLQEEARVALALARPMARMQVEVERQIQQHRRSPVADLLPNLPHISEGLMKRNLRRGDMRDMSLGQLQVITNDLHSQIQSLSEELVQLLLLRDEQHVEQDAMLVDIEDLTRHAHSHQRHQAEKANAK, encoded by the exons GCCCAGCGAAATGAGAGAGAGTCTATTAGGCAGAAACTTGCCCTGGGCAGTTTCTATGACGACGAGCCAGTCATCTTCACCAGCTGCAGCAAAAACGACTCGTCCTCTCG GTTCTACAGCGGAGTCAACCTGCAGGTGTGCTTTGTCAACGACAGCAGCAGCGACAAGGACAGCGATGCCGAAGACAGCAGGACAGAGACCAGTCTGGACACACCCTTGTCACCAGTG AGCAAGCAAAGCTCGTCGTTATCGGATCGAGACACGGCGGAAGAGGACTCGGATCCGCTGGACGACTGCGGCGGCTTCTGGCGGGTGCAGCGGAGGCTCCAGGAGGAGGCTCGGGTGGCTCTGGCTCTGGCTCGACCCATGGCCCGTATGCAGGTGGAGGTGGAGAGGCAGATTCAGCAACATAGACGCTCGCCTGTGGCAGATCTG CTTCCCAATCTGCCTCACATCAGCGAAGGTTTGATGAAGAGGAATCTGAGGCGAGGCGACATGAGGGATATGAGTCTTGGGCAGCTACAAGTCATCACAAACGATCTGCACTCGCAGATCCAGA GTCTAAGTGAGGAGCTggtgcagctgctgctgcttcgaGACGAGCAGCATGTTGAGCAGGATGCCATGCTGGTGGACATCGAGGACCTCACCAG ACATGCTCACAGCCATCAGCGGCACCAGGCAGAGAAAGCAAACGCTAAATGA
- the arl14 gene encoding ADP-ribosylation factor-like protein 14 has translation MGQRGSTQPEARVLILGLDNAGKSTLLYKMKHDRLVGTVPTVGFNVEMFDVKRKKKNFALTVWDVGGQAEMRRHWRSFHQDTAAVVFVVDSADRARAPEAKRELERTLRSEQLRGSPLAVLANKQDVDGAMTVMEIMDEFNLRRICGNRDWFIQPCSASVGFGLAEALTRIGHMVKLPSESSVTMKENIKDTVNYIRTKSSNR, from the coding sequence ATGGGGCAGCGAGGCTCCACGCAACCCGAGGCCCGGGTCCTCATTCTGGGGCTGGACAACGCGGGTAAGTCGACCCTCCTGTACAAGATGAAACACGATAGGTTGGTCGGCACCGTCCCCACAGTCGGCTTCAATGTGGAAATGTTCGACGtgaagaggaaaaagaagaacTTCGCTCTGACCGTGTGGGACGTGGGCGGCCAGGCGGAAATGCGTCGCCACTGGCGGAGCTTCCACCAGGACACGGCGGCCGTCGTCTTCGTGGTAGACAGCGCCGACCGGGCCAGGGCGCCGGAGGCAAAGCGGGAGTTGGAGCGCACACTGAGGAGCGAGCAGCTCCGCGGCAGCCCGCTCGCCGTACTCGCCAACAAGCAGGACGTGGACGGCGCTATGACCGTGATGGAAATCATGGACGAATTTAACCTGCGGAGGATTTGCGGGAACAGGGACTGGTTCATCCAACCGTGCTCCGCGTCCGTCGGCTTCGGCCTGGCGGAGGCTCTCACGAGGATCGGCCACATGGTCAAACTCCCGTCGGAATCTTCGGTCACGATGAAGGAGAACATTAAAGACACCGTGAACTACATAAGAACTAAGTCTAGTAATCGCTGA
- the LOC127615929 gene encoding zona pellucida sperm-binding protein 3-like produces the protein MNRSRYRTLFVLFAVFTLTESRRYHLVSSSRGGAQGPSVPLPSAGSHVPSQQVEDQPKAVLVKCHSDAMELVLQADLFNTGLPVEPAHLRLGSDPTGASGACRARPTGDGDTLTISADLLDCGTRRSSTQDKIIYSNVLVYSPEPSDGFFRLDGATIPVECHFDRRYSVGGISLHPTWIPSVSVGSAESSIDFKLRLMTDNWQFERRSRAYFMGDPIHLEVTAAVRKHQPLRVYAQRCTATAGPDPHAALRYDFVERNGCLTDALHTNSSSHFLPRHEGHTLQLQLEAFRFYQQPNSQVYITCWLRAVPDSLAVSSQNRACSFIDNRWRSVDGDHSDCSTCHPPAAPKETATTTTDRRLYANSGWNFAPNKPRQPTTSLRSRPERLQSHTYRQASSGLRQNDHKPVRFVQLGPLTVD, from the exons atgaaccgcTCCCGTTATAGGACCTTGTTCGTCCTCTTTGCCGTTTTCACCCTCACAGAAAGCCGCCGCTACCACTTGGTATCATCCAGCCGAGGTGGAGCTCAGGGGCCGAGCGTACCTTTACCTTCCGCCGGTTCTCATGTGCCTTCGCAGCAGGTGGAAGATCAGCCCAAAGCGGTGCTTGTGAAATGTCACTCGGACGCGATGGAGCTCGTGCTTCAGGCGGACTTGTTCAACACGGGGCTTCCCGTGGAGCCGGCACACCTGCGCCTCGGTTCCGATCCAACGGGTGCAAGTGGGGCATGCCGCGCGCGACCCACTGGTGACGGCGACACGTTGACCATATCGGCCGACCTGCTGGACTGTGGAACTCGGCGCTCG TCAACACAGGACAAGATAATCTATTCGAATGTGCTGGTCTATTCGCCTGAGCCATCCGATGGCTTCTTTCGACTGGACGGAGCAACGATTCCGGTTGAGTGTCATTTCGACAG GAGGTATTCTGTGGGTGGAATTTCCCTGCACCCTACCTGGATTCCTTCGGTCTCAGTAGGCTCAGCTGAGAGTAGCATCGACTTCAAACTGCGCCTCATGACTG acaATTGGCAGTTTGAGAGGCGCTCGCGTGCATACTTCATGGGTGACCCGATTCACTTGGAGGTGACCGCGGCGGTCCGCAAACACCAGCCCTTGCGCGTCTACGCGCAGCGTTGCACTGCCACCGCCGGCCCAGACCCACACGCCGCCTTAAGATATGACTTTGTTGAGCGAAATGG ATGTCTCACCGATGCCTTGCATACGAATTCCAGCTCTCACTTCCTGCCCAGGCACGAGGGCCACACGCTTCAACTTCAACTGGAAGCATTCAGATTCTACCAGCAGCCTAACAGTCAG GTCTACATCACTTGCTGGCTGAGGGCTGTTCCCGACTCCTTAGCCGTCAGCTCTCAAAACAGGGCCTGCTCTTTTATTGACAACAG ATGGAGGTCCGTGGACGGGGACCACAGTGACTGTAGCACCTGCCATCCACCGGCAGCCCCAAAGGAAACAGCGACCACTACGACAGACAGGAGGCTGTACGCAAATTCGGGCTGGAATTTTGCTCCTAACAAACCGAGGCAACCAACTACTTCTTTGCGTTCCCGGCCTGAAAGGTTGCAAAGCCACACATATCGGCAGGCCTCTTCTGGTCTGAGGCAAAACGATCACAAACCAG TGAGATTCGTCCAGCTTGGACCTCTTACTGTTGACTAG